The following proteins are encoded in a genomic region of Candidatus Edwardsbacteria bacterium:
- a CDS encoding DUF3592 domain-containing protein — MKWVVFFLFGGLGLASLIAGLVWGAKRAALFRTGLIAQGRVVAMQQGEVADDEESPRPSYYPMVEFRTPDGRSFQFKGSTGSSSPEFAIGAEVDVRYNPQKPQQAQLAKFSHFWLGPLLLTVGGLLALFLASGVFYILGDIAGGKSPAGRSIRARMLEAGGKAVRIEGRITGVRERSRGRYVIICRGARPGSEWEEDFESEEFGVKPEGELIGRRVMISINQDRKDEYSVQLGPLLEEIVNKRTK; from the coding sequence ATGAAGTGGGTGGTTTTTTTTCTTTTTGGGGGCTTGGGGCTGGCTTCCCTGATCGCCGGCCTGGTGTGGGGGGCCAAGAGGGCGGCCCTTTTCCGAACCGGATTGATCGCCCAGGGCAGGGTGGTGGCGATGCAGCAGGGCGAGGTGGCCGATGACGAGGAAAGCCCCCGTCCATCCTACTATCCGATGGTGGAATTCCGGACCCCGGATGGCCGGAGTTTCCAATTCAAGGGCAGCACCGGCAGTTCCAGCCCGGAGTTCGCCATCGGGGCCGAGGTTGACGTCAGGTACAATCCCCAAAAACCCCAACAGGCCCAGCTGGCCAAGTTCTCCCATTTCTGGCTGGGGCCGCTGCTGCTGACAGTCGGGGGGCTGTTGGCCCTGTTCCTGGCCTCGGGGGTATTCTATATTTTAGGTGACATCGCGGGCGGGAAGAGCCCGGCCGGCCGGAGCATCAGGGCCCGGATGCTGGAGGCCGGCGGCAAGGCCGTCAGGATCGAGGGCCGGATCACCGGGGTCCGGGAAAGGAGCCGGGGCCGCTACGTAATAATCTGCCGGGGGGCCAGGCCGGGGTCAGAATGGGAGGAGGACTTTGAGTCCGAGGAGTTCGGGGTGAAGCCGGAGGGCGAGCTGATCGGCCGAAGGGTGATGATCTCCATTAACCAGGACCGGAAGGATGAATACAGCGTCCAGCTGGGGCCGCTGCTCGAGGAGATAGTGAATAAACGGACGAAATAA
- a CDS encoding His/Gly/Thr/Pro-type tRNA ligase C-terminal domain-containing protein → MAEAQKKPGSDGPTLEQLQAIEKALQTAIEKLPGSLLETDAACSLPGADRIELLKKVRQLNGKLCDEHTRTVLKLHPELAPIKVAVLPLKKNEPAIVETAKSIRSLLQPVLRTVYDDTAGIGKLYRRQDEVGTPFCVTVDFQTLQDRTVTLRDRDTMGQERYKIEELSVVIGKRMSEWKA, encoded by the coding sequence ATGGCCGAGGCCCAGAAAAAGCCGGGCTCCGACGGCCCGACCCTGGAGCAGCTGCAGGCCATAGAAAAAGCCCTGCAAACCGCCATCGAAAAACTTCCCGGCTCGCTGCTGGAGACAGACGCCGCCTGCAGTTTGCCGGGGGCCGACCGGATCGAACTGCTGAAAAAGGTCCGCCAGCTGAACGGCAAGCTGTGCGATGAGCATACCCGGACCGTCCTGAAACTGCACCCCGAGCTGGCCCCCATCAAGGTGGCGGTCCTGCCGCTGAAGAAGAACGAGCCGGCCATCGTGGAGACCGCCAAAAGCATCAGATCCCTGCTTCAGCCGGTCCTGCGGACGGTCTACGACGACACCGCCGGTATCGGCAAGCTGTACCGACGGCAGGACGAGGTCGGCACCCCGTTCTGCGTCACGGTGGACTTTCAGACCCTGCAGGACAGGACGGTGACCCTAAGGGACCGGGACACCATGGGACAGGAACGGTATAAGATCGAAGAATTGTCGGTAGTGATAGGGAAAAGGATGTCGGAATGGAAAGCCTGA
- a CDS encoding inositol-3-phosphate synthase encodes MAKKIIKRTVQPAAKSSGQRKVRVAIIGVGNCASSFVQGVHYYRNAKPSDKVPGLMHVNLGGYHISDIEFSAAIDIDKNKVGKDLATAIYTKPNNTFKFCQVPKSGITVQRGMLHDGLGKYLSQIIQKAPGSTVDIVKLLQDTKTDVVVSYLPVGSEMATKWYVEQILEAKCAFVNCIPVFIAREQYWSNRFKKAGVPCIGDDIKSQVGATITHRVLTRLFMDRGVKLQKTYQLNFGGNTDFLNMLERERLESKKISKTNAVTSMLDYKMDPDDIHVGPSDYVPWLLDRKFCHIKMEGQTFGDVPLNLDMKLEVWDSPNSAGVVIDAVRCAKLALDHKLSGTMLEPSSYFMKSPMVQVPDDQAKRNVEEFIKKLGRK; translated from the coding sequence ATGGCAAAGAAGATCATCAAAAGAACCGTCCAGCCGGCCGCCAAAAGTTCCGGCCAGCGCAAAGTCCGGGTGGCCATCATCGGGGTTGGCAACTGCGCCTCCTCCTTCGTACAGGGCGTTCATTATTACCGCAACGCCAAGCCGAGCGACAAGGTCCCCGGCCTGATGCACGTCAACCTGGGCGGCTATCACATCTCGGACATCGAGTTCTCGGCCGCCATCGACATCGACAAGAACAAGGTGGGCAAGGACCTGGCCACCGCCATCTACACCAAGCCCAACAACACCTTCAAGTTCTGCCAGGTGCCCAAGAGCGGGATCACCGTCCAGCGCGGCATGCTGCACGACGGCCTGGGTAAATATCTGTCCCAGATCATCCAGAAGGCCCCGGGCTCCACGGTGGACATCGTCAAGTTGCTGCAGGACACCAAGACCGACGTGGTGGTCAGCTACCTGCCGGTCGGTTCGGAGATGGCCACCAAATGGTATGTGGAGCAGATACTGGAGGCCAAGTGCGCCTTCGTCAACTGCATTCCGGTGTTCATCGCCCGCGAGCAGTACTGGTCCAACCGATTCAAGAAGGCCGGGGTGCCCTGCATCGGCGACGACATCAAGTCGCAGGTGGGCGCCACCATCACCCACCGGGTGCTGACCCGCCTGTTCATGGACCGGGGGGTCAAGCTGCAGAAGACCTACCAGCTGAACTTCGGCGGCAACACCGACTTTTTGAACATGCTGGAGCGGGAGCGGCTGGAGTCCAAGAAGATCTCCAAGACCAACGCCGTCACCTCCATGCTGGATTACAAGATGGATCCCGACGACATCCATGTCGGCCCGTCGGATTACGTGCCCTGGCTGCTGGACCGCAAGTTCTGCCACATCAAGATGGAGGGCCAGACCTTCGGCGACGTGCCCCTGAACCTGGACATGAAATTGGAAGTATGGGATTCTCCCAACTCGGCCGGGGTGGTGATCGACGCGGTGCGCTGCGCCAAGCTGGCCCTGGACCACAAGCTGTCCGGGACCATGCTGGAGCCCTCCAGCTACTTCATGAAATCGCCCATGGTCCAGGTGCCGGACGACCAGGCCAAGAGGAACGTGGAAGAGTTCATCAAGAAACTGGGAAGAAAATAG
- a CDS encoding FecR family protein produces MNKIVSILTAAIMLMALQPARAEFKPSQARITFIKGKVEVQRQGSQASVPAVMKMTVYPGDMISTDDGSEAELKLSDGSILKLKDKGRLEIERMERQKKPAAAINSFKLAAGKILGSIRKLSSQESKFTVTTPTAVAGIRGTVFGVFVEGDSTELNVLKGEVGIQGDAGGEVLVKDKMMITVAKGDSAHNPVVMTAAKLAFMTMWAGAAIKIGSMGSAAATAWYATTPAIIGGAAAVVATSAVVIIASQNDETPAPEPGAKTIPAPPGWPQ; encoded by the coding sequence ATGAATAAGATCGTCTCGATTTTAACCGCGGCCATAATGCTGATGGCCCTTCAGCCGGCCCGGGCCGAATTCAAGCCGTCCCAGGCCAGGATCACCTTCATCAAGGGAAAGGTGGAGGTGCAGCGCCAGGGCAGCCAGGCATCGGTCCCGGCGGTGATGAAGATGACGGTATATCCCGGTGACATGATCTCCACCGATGACGGGTCCGAGGCCGAATTGAAGCTGTCGGACGGCAGCATCCTCAAGCTGAAGGACAAGGGCCGGCTGGAGATCGAGAGGATGGAGAGGCAGAAGAAGCCCGCCGCCGCCATCAACTCCTTCAAGCTGGCCGCCGGCAAGATCCTGGGCTCCATCCGCAAGCTGTCCTCCCAGGAATCCAAGTTCACGGTGACCACACCGACGGCGGTGGCCGGCATCCGGGGGACGGTGTTCGGGGTGTTCGTGGAGGGGGACTCCACCGAGCTGAACGTTCTTAAGGGCGAGGTTGGCATCCAGGGCGACGCCGGGGGCGAGGTGCTGGTGAAGGACAAGATGATGATCACGGTGGCCAAGGGGGACTCGGCCCACAACCCGGTGGTGATGACGGCGGCCAAGCTGGCGTTCATGACCATGTGGGCCGGAGCGGCCATCAAGATAGGGTCGATGGGGAGTGCGGCGGCCACGGCCTGGTACGCCACTACCCCGGCCATCATCGGTGGGGCGGCGGCGGTGGTGGCCACCTCGGCGGTGGTGATCATCGCCAGCCAGAACGACGAGACCCCGGCCCCGGAGCCGGGCGCCAAAACCATCCCCGCACCGCCGGGATGGCCGCAATAA
- a CDS encoding Crp/Fnr family transcriptional regulator: MAEAQGAFEKNLAAGEVLFKEGDKGEEMYLIKSGKVEISNNAGGVKKVLAELSEGSFLGEMAIVDDAPRSAAAIALSEVSLLILDRAAFKAQLQENPMVEYLISSLVKRLRETNEQVKILLQKDDVCRVAASLLAMGREKGAPDGSGVFIKGSYTPEGLAKQVGVSIPKAKDILEKMQASSLIAFSGEGIKIPSMPDLEEYWRYATLKEKFKEI; the protein is encoded by the coding sequence ATGGCCGAAGCTCAAGGGGCTTTCGAAAAGAACCTGGCCGCCGGGGAGGTCCTCTTCAAGGAGGGCGACAAAGGCGAGGAGATGTACCTGATAAAATCCGGCAAGGTGGAGATATCCAACAACGCCGGGGGGGTCAAAAAGGTCCTGGCCGAGCTGTCGGAGGGTTCCTTTCTGGGTGAGATGGCCATCGTGGACGATGCCCCGCGCTCGGCTGCGGCCATAGCCCTAAGCGAGGTCTCCCTGCTGATACTGGACCGGGCGGCCTTCAAGGCCCAGCTGCAGGAGAACCCCATGGTGGAATACCTGATCTCCAGCCTGGTCAAGCGCCTGCGGGAGACCAACGAGCAGGTGAAGATCCTGCTGCAGAAGGACGATGTCTGCCGGGTGGCGGCCTCGCTGCTGGCCATGGGCCGGGAGAAGGGCGCTCCGGACGGATCGGGAGTTTTCATCAAGGGCAGTTATACTCCGGAAGGACTGGCCAAGCAGGTGGGGGTCAGCATCCCCAAGGCCAAGGATATCCTGGAGAAGATGCAGGCCTCGTCGCTGATAGCCTTCTCCGGCGAGGGGATCAAGATCCCCTCCATGCCGGACCTGGAGGAATACTGGCGCTACGCCACCCTCAAGGAGAAGTTCAAAGAGATCTAG
- a CDS encoding CDP-alcohol phosphatidyltransferase family protein, with the protein MFPNWLKTGFVNLFNPVINFFVWTRVKPNWLTTAGFLFGLGSGLLFATGHFFWGGLVALLSAICDAIDGSLARRSGRSTKFGMFYDSVLDRYSELAMFIGLSYYYAGSEMWRLVILTDLALAGSLMVSYARARAEGLGEDCKVGIMERPERIAVIITASVFTGIFDQHWIFEIALWVLAVFTNVTALQRILHIRQKTKGQGTP; encoded by the coding sequence ATGTTTCCCAATTGGCTGAAGACCGGATTTGTCAACCTGTTCAATCCGGTGATAAATTTCTTCGTCTGGACCAGGGTCAAGCCCAACTGGCTGACCACCGCCGGATTTCTGTTCGGGCTGGGCTCGGGCCTGCTGTTCGCCACCGGCCATTTCTTCTGGGGCGGCCTGGTGGCACTGCTGTCGGCCATCTGCGACGCCATCGACGGATCGCTGGCCCGCCGCTCGGGCCGCAGCACCAAGTTCGGCATGTTCTACGATTCGGTGCTGGACCGCTACTCGGAGCTGGCCATGTTCATCGGGCTGTCCTATTACTATGCCGGCAGCGAGATGTGGCGGCTGGTCATCCTGACCGACCTGGCGCTGGCCGGCTCGCTGATGGTCAGCTACGCCCGGGCCCGGGCCGAGGGGCTGGGCGAGGATTGCAAGGTGGGCATCATGGAACGGCCGGAGCGGATAGCGGTGATCATCACCGCCTCGGTGTTCACCGGGATCTTCGACCAGCACTGGATATTCGAGATCGCCCTGTGGGTGCTGGCGGTATTCACCAACGTCACCGCGCTGCAGAGGATCCTGCATATCCGCCAGAAGACCAAGGGGCAGGGGACCCCCTGA
- the rsmI gene encoding 16S rRNA (cytidine(1402)-2'-O)-methyltransferase, translated as MSGKLYLVATPIGNLEDITLRALKVLKEVQLIAAEDTRHTGLLLKHYGISSPLSSFYSYNQKGKAPELIRRMQEGANMALVSDAGTPGISDPAVALVAQAVAAGIKVVPIPGPTALISALIASGLDTSQFVFTGFLPVKPGRRAKALEQLERESRTIVIYESPHRISRTLQELADVFKSRPAAVCRELTKMFEEFERGPLPELAEKYRTKKPKGEFVIVIAGKE; from the coding sequence ATGTCTGGAAAATTATATTTAGTGGCCACGCCCATCGGCAACCTGGAGGACATCACCCTGAGGGCGCTGAAGGTCCTCAAGGAGGTTCAGCTGATCGCCGCCGAGGATACCCGGCACACCGGCCTGCTGCTGAAGCACTACGGGATAAGCTCCCCGTTAAGTTCTTTCTACTCTTACAACCAGAAGGGGAAAGCCCCGGAGCTGATCCGCCGGATGCAGGAAGGGGCCAATATGGCCCTGGTGTCCGACGCCGGAACCCCCGGCATCTCCGATCCGGCGGTGGCCCTGGTGGCTCAGGCGGTGGCGGCCGGCATCAAGGTGGTCCCCATTCCCGGACCGACCGCCCTGATCTCCGCCCTGATCGCCTCCGGCCTGGACACCAGCCAGTTCGTCTTCACCGGATTTCTTCCGGTCAAGCCGGGCCGCCGGGCCAAGGCCCTGGAGCAGCTGGAGCGGGAATCCCGGACCATCGTGATCTACGAATCCCCCCACCGCATCAGCCGCACTTTGCAGGAACTGGCTGATGTTTTTAAATCCCGCCCGGCGGCGGTCTGCCGGGAGCTCACCAAAATGTTCGAGGAATTCGAACGGGGCCCGCTGCCCGAGCTGGCGGAAAAGTATCGAACCAAGAAGCCCAAGGGCGAATTTGTAATCGTTATTGCCGGAAAGGAATAG
- a CDS encoding T9SS type A sorting domain-containing protein yields MRRLISLVVLSFCSLIAFDISYAASQTWRLTSDSYSDSLPRIIIDNQDQIWVEWLSNAQGNYDVCYQRYNAGWSSRDWLTTDDVDQISCDITCNKVTGSVWAAWDSAGKIQYAVYLSSWYGPYTAIDSIFTFPQYGPYGRISIMAGDSGTKFLSWTAVDTTGFYSVYIMRYDSGAWDQPECIRQGSGYGIISYTNYSSYGLSLNIYQQPATIFFMDSYSMGGFSWLSVDALGWIPDTGWVYLSIAGWNNYTQPYSLMPCPFDIGFSENGDLHVISAYADSNDAMSLIDNKFITSDFIADSIYTIKTQIHPQNAAITNLAKPSIAWSDSHSIFLNTFYDSMWSQPPVQISDTALHNCINPDIVAENDSTVWVCYQNDGEIYVTKTTIPLGVSGKPEIINKPEVFTVTTWPNPAKNKINIQCNGIDNKNTKAKIYNITGQLVKKIDIKDNQTVWNGADQNGNKVSAGIYILNVISGNESKIQKISIIR; encoded by the coding sequence ATGAGGCGGCTTATCTCCCTGGTTGTTTTGTCGTTTTGTTCTTTGATAGCTTTTGATATTAGTTATGCGGCAAGCCAAACCTGGCGTTTGACCAGCGATAGCTATAGCGATAGTCTCCCCAGGATAATAATAGATAACCAAGATCAGATATGGGTGGAGTGGCTGTCCAACGCCCAAGGTAATTATGATGTGTGCTATCAACGCTATAATGCCGGTTGGTCAAGTCGTGATTGGCTGACCACTGATGATGTCGATCAGATAAGCTGCGATATAACCTGCAATAAGGTTACCGGGTCGGTATGGGCAGCTTGGGACAGTGCCGGGAAAATACAGTATGCTGTATATTTAAGCAGTTGGTATGGACCATACACTGCAATTGACAGTATATTTACTTTCCCGCAATACGGACCGTATGGTCGTATTTCAATTATGGCCGGGGATTCAGGAACGAAATTTCTTTCCTGGACCGCTGTTGATACAACAGGGTTTTACAGCGTTTATATTATGCGCTATGATAGTGGGGCATGGGATCAACCGGAATGCATTCGACAGGGAAGTGGATATGGCATTATTTCATATACCAATTATAGTTCTTATGGATTGTCATTAAATATCTATCAACAACCCGCAACAATATTTTTTATGGATAGTTATTCAATGGGCGGTTTTTCTTGGTTGTCTGTTGACGCCTTGGGTTGGATACCGGATACCGGATGGGTGTATTTAAGTATCGCAGGTTGGAATAATTATACACAACCATACAGTTTAATGCCCTGCCCCTTTGATATAGGCTTTTCAGAGAATGGCGATCTTCATGTTATCTCAGCATATGCCGACTCAAATGATGCGATGTCTTTAATAGACAACAAATTTATAACTTCAGATTTTATTGCTGATAGTATATACACAATCAAAACTCAAATCCATCCACAAAACGCGGCCATAACCAATTTAGCTAAACCTAGTATTGCTTGGAGCGACAGCCACAGCATTTTTCTAAATACTTTTTACGACAGTATGTGGTCACAACCGCCAGTGCAGATATCCGACACAGCTTTGCACAATTGCATTAACCCGGATATAGTGGCCGAAAACGACAGCACGGTGTGGGTATGCTACCAAAACGATGGTGAAATTTACGTTACCAAGACAACCATCCCGTTGGGGGTGTCAGGGAAGCCGGAAATAATAAATAAACCCGAAGTATTTACGGTGACAACCTGGCCTAATCCGGCTAAAAATAAAATCAACATCCAGTGCAACGGCATTGATAATAAAAACACAAAAGCTAAAATATACAACATAACCGGGCAACTGGTTAAAAAAATCGATATCAAAGACAACCAGACTGTCTGGAACGGTGCGGACCAGAACGGCAATAAAGTTTCAGCCGGCATTTATATTTTAAACGTCATATCCGGAAACGAGAGTAAGATCCAAAAAATTTCAATAATCAGATAG